The region CTACCAACCAGGTGAGGCGTTCTTTGTGTTCGCGCAACCCCTTCAACACCTGACCACAGACATACATTTGTAAATTGCATGTTATAATATAAATCAACACCTGCCCACAGATACACATTGATAAGCACCCTGACCACTAATATGCAGCAATCAATCaatttatcaacttttttttcgtTGAGGATATTTTTACATGCATGTGTCAAAGTTTAAAAACTGTATGAGTTTTAATGACAATTAAAAGTATAATTATGTCCAATAACATTAACTATATCAATAGAAAATTAGATACAGCATTGGTTTCACGTTCAAGGTCGAGCTCTTTTTGTAATGTAAGTAAAAAGTATGATTACTAGCATTAATTAGTGTCTGAATCAGGAttagaggtggggtgtgtgtgtgtgtgtgtgtgtgtgtgtgtgtgtgtggctgtgtgtgtgcacaacaatatgtgcatatatcattatatgcacacattttttatattgtttgctgtctgtccaaacaaacagacaacttCAAATATCCAACATGGTGATGCATACATTGAAAATGATTTCAAAACTAAACCCAACCAGTTAACTACCTCATACAGCCAATTACGGGGAACATTGACAGGATTTTTCAGTCTTAAGTTCTAAGTAATGTGATGCTGCAAAGTTAAAGTGGCTTTAATTCCTTCCTCAAATTTAATTTTCTGAAAGGTGACCCACCATGTGTCTCTGAATGTCTAATGCATTATAAAtcacttattctttttcttttttttatgctggcttctccccattcccacccctccaaaaaaatccacacaaataCTTTGTCACAAAAAAGGGAAACTGGGGAGACTTACTGATTCACTTTAAAATCAAACTAAAAATCAAAGAACttatcacaacagtcaacagatCAAACGTTTTTGTAGCACtgcctttcttcacacacacacacacacacacatcattagtATTTTGTTTCACCAGTTACACTTCATCAGACAGTTTTTAAAACTATTTGTGAGCACACAGCTTGGATACAGGGGAAAGGGGCACAagtgtctgtgtatacatgtgaacAATTAGGCTTTTACACAAGTACAACCTTTTCTTGTGTTGAGATGTGATGACCTGCACAAAGCTGAGTTAAACTATGTGCTGTGCTGCTTTTTCATATTACAGTTTGCATTATAGTATACATAACTGATAGGTAACAAACTAAAAACGTCAGAAAGAAAATATGCATACTCTACAACAGTGTGTACTTCAGCAAAACTTCAGAATAAAATTTCAATGCAAAATAATTTTTTACAGGCTCCCAATCTGCTATACTTAGCATCACTATGGTAGATCTCTAGAACAAACTATCACTGAGTCATTGATTCAAGTAGTCTTTACCTTCTGGAAGCTCTCATTGATGGAATTCCAGTATGGCTGCACGTTGGAGTCAAACTTCTTTCTTTGGTTCACACACACCTCTAAAGCTGCAGAAATCTCCTGATGGAATTCCCCCACCTTCTGTTGTATCCGCAGGTGTTCACTGACAGTTGTTCGGGGTATTTCACTTTCAGTTGGATTGGTCATCACTGCCTtatctgctgtctgtggacattTCTCACACAGCTCAGAAGTCGCGTCATCTTCCTCACAGTCTGAGCCTGGCTCATCATTCTCATCTTCTGGGTTCTGCTCATCTGTGGGGAGGTCCGTATCCTCTGAGAGTTCCACATAGCCCACTATGTTATACAGGTTGTCAAAGGTCAGTTCAGGAAAGTTGCCTGTCAACAACTGTCTTGGCACCTGACGAATCAATCAACccatcacacagtcagctgtaAACATCTTTTAATCTAAAACAGGACAGTAGAAGAGAAGGGAGTAAGATGGTTAATCTCTCAGTTTTAGTGAAAAAAGTTATCGAAAAGTCAAACTAATTTAATATATTGTCCATTTGACTTGAGAAGAAATTAACATAAGCATGAACTGCATGATTAAGGCTGAAAGTAGACTGATGGACTGCTCAAAGCCAGTAATTAATTTTACTTCATAAACAGTATCCTAACCTTGTGGAAATTCGGAATCAGAAATGTCCATTTCTACTACTctctttttgatttgttttcttgtttagccccaccccaccctgtactATCACCATCCCTCCCTTACACCCCATTTCAATTTGTACTCAGCTTTATATCAATTCAAGATGATCATTTAGTCTGTGGCCATCTGTGTCCATGATCATTCAGTCTGTGGTTATCTGTGTCCATGATCATTCAGTCTGTGGTTATCTGTGTCCATGATCATTTAGTCTGTGGCCATCTGTGTCCATGATCATTCAGTCTGTGGCCATCTGTGTCCATGATCATTCAGTCTGTGGTCATCTGTGTCCATGATCATTTAGTCTGTGGCCATCTGTGTCCATGATCATTCAGTCTGTGGCCATCTGTGTCCATGATCATTCAGTCTGTGGTCATCTGTGTCTATGATCATTTAGTCTGTGGTCATCTGTGTCCATGATCATTCAGTCTGTGGTCATCTGTGTCCATGATCATCCAGTCTGTGGTCATCTGTGTCTATGATCATCCAGTCTGTGGTCATCTGTGTCTATGATCACTTAAACTGTGGCCATCTGTGTCCATGATCATTCAGTCTGTGGTCATCTGTGTCCATGATCATTCAGTCTGTGGTCATCTGTGTCCATGATCATTTAGTCTGTGGTCATCTGTGTCTATGATCATTTAGTCTGTGGTCATCTGTGTCCCTTCAAAATGATTTTTTCATTCTTCTCcatgacaaaaatgaaaaaaaaaaactaaaaaaacaaagcaatgaatttttttttcaaataatcaaGTCCACAGTAATAACACAGAAAGGTACACAGAATTAACAACagtaatacaaataaaaacacaacaacacatgcaattctggggggggaaaaaaacaacaaagaaacaaaaacctcaTGCATTAAAATAAACATCAACACATACAAGGACAGCCATTTAAGACATTCCACCTGCACTACAACCACATCACTTCATTCAAGATATATTCATGATCAATGTGTGGTAAGGCAACTACTTAATTTGTTTTCATATCATTTATCTTATAGTATGAAATAATTCATACTCTATTCTCTTCTTGCATTGTGTTCTTTCACATTATGACTGAAACTCCAGGAAAGGAAGGGTGGAAAAGCTGGTGTGTGCAATAGCTGAATTTACATGTCATTATCTTATATTAGTTATAAATTGTGCATTTTTTCTTAAGTATCTACAAATCAAATACTATACCAGAGTATGTACAACATCTCTGCCCATTTCATGAACACatttcaaacatgcacacatatcatTAGTAATGTGTCTATTATTAGTATGTTTCCTATTTAATCCCTTGATAATAGGCTAAACCAAATAGCACAGTAGCAATGTCAGAGTCGCCTGCTTGTAATGTAGTTATATATTATGTCAGTGTGAATTTTATTCTGTATAAATTTTTATGACAGTTCATCAACACTTTCTCTTAGCATCTGCTGATGAGTTTCCACCACTGTaaggatttgagagagagagacagagacacactagacagacagagacagagtgtatgtGAGAACTaaccaggaaaataagatttttcTCAGGTTTTCACAATAACTGGAATAAGCCAAACTTGGAGTAAGCACTGAATCCTAcccatgcatacaaacatactaTGTTTCTATCAGTAtcacacacagtatatatatatatatatatatatatatatatatatatatatatatgttgcttttgtttgggtttttttcttcttcttcttttttatttttattttttttacctgtatGTCAGGTTTCTTGCTACAGAGATCCCTAAACATCTCTCTGACGTGCTGCAGTTCTCTGGCAATGAGACCAAGCTGGGGTGTGTCaacctctgtccctctttccatcttcACCAGATGATCACTGGCCCATTTCTGCAGGTCCATCAGGCTGGCTTTATATTTCGTGGCCTgttccaacaacacacacacaacacgctgtCAACACCAGCATTGtgcacaacacaccatcaacaccagcaTCATGCACAACATGCCTTCAACACCAGCATCGTGCACAACACCCTGTCAACACCAGCATCACGCACAACACGCCGTCAACACCAGCATCATGCACAACACCCTGTCAACACCAGCATCACGCACAACACCCTGTCAACATCAGCATCACGCACAACACGCCGTCAACACCAtgcacaacacaccatcaacaccagcaTCATGCACAACACCCTGTCAACACCAGCATCGTGCACAACACCCTGTCAACACCAGCATCGTGCACAACACCCTGTCAACACCAGCATCATGCACAACACCCTGTCAACACCAGCATCACGCACAACATGCTGTCAACACCAGCATCATGCACAACGCATTGTCAACACAGCATCATTCACAACActtattgaaacacacacacaaaaatgctggGAGTGGATAACAACAAAGCACAGAATGTATTACACATTCCTGATGATCTGGATTCCAAGAGATACAATGTGTgtttgggcggggagggggatgtgccgggggggggggggggggggagggtgtattcAAAACCAGTGATTTTCACAAGAGATacaatgtgtgttggggggggaggggggggacaaggtgggggggggggaggggtcttaaACCAGTGATTTTCACACCAGGGTTACCCCAATAACCACAGTGGTGTGAAAAGTTCTACAGAGTACAATGAAAGAGTATTGCTGGCATGAAAAAGACAACAGCTGTAGGTGGTGTGTGAATATGGTGTCACACACTCATGATAAACAGACAAATGCTGACAAACTCACAACACATCCATACATCATAATATTGAATTAAtattcctcccccacacactacaCCTTTATTTTCTACATTTTAACAGATTTTGTGGTAactcatttgttctttcttttttttttctttttttcttcttttttttttttttttttttttgcatgcatcaCAGTCACTGTTTTTGCCGTCAGTGAAATGTTGAGACTTTTTGCATATGAAGAGACTGAGCAGAAAGTTTACAGAATTCTGCTTATTTTCTTGTCACTGCCACCTGGCAAAGTCGAGGTTTGACGTCACGGTTCACTGAACACACATCCCCtaggtggttgtgttttttgtcgttgttgttgttggaggttttttgttggttttattattgttgggtttttttgcactTGAACAGCCACAAGGTGTGTTGTTTTAACTAGTCCAAATCAAAATGTCAGGGAACCTGCATGAAAGGTCCAGTACTCTGTGCGCAAGCTTATACCCCTTGCATGTATAAATCATCTGCTACATGGATGAgaactgcaatttttttttctttctttctagataTTCATGTAGTTTTTAAtttaaattcaaattcaaatggAGCATTTATTGACAGAAAccaagttgttgttttcttactgTTGTTACTGTTTACCTGAAATTAGATCCaaaattaaaactgaaactaGTAAAAGCCCTTACAAACATAATTCAAATAAATgaacatatatattatgtattataTTCATCTATATATTACTATATATAATCTATATATTACTCAATTTACTGTACCCAAAGTGCTATACAACTAGCAAATTTCTATTTCCTGTCTGTTATTTTGACAATTAAactataaaatgaataaataaataatcccaAATTTGCCAAATCTGCTGAAATGTCAtgaaccattctctctctctctctctctctcacacacacacacacgcatatataataTATGCAAGTACATTTAGTACAAGGAGTTTTTGTCCCTTTGTCTtatccccaacccaccacccaccccgacacacacatagtgacatatgacatatatacaaatgtacatgtatacacattcatTTGTGAAGAGGTTttgtccctcccccacacatacacacctgtcaaGGGTTTTTGACCTACCTCTGATTCAGCCGTATGGATCCCCTGCAGCAGCTTTTGATACAGGTCATGAGCGCTTTCATGGTGGTCCAAAAAAGACAGCTCTATCAAACAGGTGAGCTGCTCTTTGTGGATGCGTAGCCCTTTCAACACCTGACCACagacatacatttgtgtgtgtgtgtgtgtgtgtgtgtgtgtatatatatatatatatatatatatatatatatatcagcacctGACCACAAATACATATTGATAAGCACCTGACCACTAACATACAGCAATCAATCAagttatcaacttttttttcacagtggatatttctacagtaCACATGTgtcaaaggttaaaaaaaaaaaaaaaaaagtaagcttttcTTTAATGACAATTAGAAATATTATTACATCAAATAACATTAACTGTATCAATAGAAAATTAGAGACAGCATTGGTTTCATCTTTAGGCTCCAGCTGTTTTTGTAAAGTAAAAAAGTATGATTGCTAGCATTAATTACTGTCTGAATCAGGattagagaggtgtgtgtgtgtgtgtgtgtgtgtgtgtgtgtgtgtgtgtgtgtgtgcccgcgcgcgcaacttcttcttcttctgcgttcgtgggcttcaactccacgttcactcgtatatacgcgagtgggctttttacgtgtatgatcgtttttaccccgccatataggcagccatactccgctttcgggggtgtgcatgctgggtatgttcttgtttccatactccaccgaacgctgacatggattacaggatctttaacatgcgtatttgatcttatgcttacgtatacacatgaagggggttcaggcactggcaggtctgcacatatgttgacctgggagatcgtaaaaatctccaccctttacccaccaggcgtcgtcactgtgattcgaaccccgggactatcagatcgaaagtccaacgctttaaccattcggctatggctcccgtcactcacacaacaatatgtatgtgtgtgtgtgtgtgcacaacaatATAAGCACATCCGCACTCATATTTTGTATTGTTTGCTATCTGTCCGAACAAATGGACAGCTTCAAATATCCAACATGGTGGTGCAGACATGGAAAATTATTTCAAAACTACACCCACCTAGTTAATGAATTAATACATCTTACTGTCTTAGTCTTGCAGCTAATAACAGGGAAAACTGACATGATTTTTCAATCTTAAGTTCTTTGTAGATCTATGGCAAAGCAAACACTACTAGTAGTCTAATGCTGTAAAAGTGCCCTTAATTCCTTCCTCAAATTTAATTTCCTGAAAGGTGACCTACCATGTGTCTCTGAATGTATAAAAATGCAACATAAATTACttatttgttattcatttttgATTTTGCAGCATTCCCTACAACCGTGAATCACTTCAGAAGAACCAgatacatcaaaacaaaacaaaactttacaGACTGCCAATCAGCAAAACTCATTCTGGTAGATCTCTAGAACTAACCATCGCTGAGTCATTGATCCTAGTAGCCGTTACCTTCTTATAGCTTGCACTGATGGAATCCCAGTATGAATGCATGTTTGAGTCAAACTTGTTTCTTTGGTTCCTGCACTCCTCTAAAGCTGCAGAAATCTCCAGATGGAGTTCCTCCACCTTCTGTTGTATCCGCTGGTGTTCCTCTGACTTGAAAGCGTTTTCCCTTCCGCTGATCTGGGGCTCTTGCTCCTCATCTCCCTGACTGCAGTCACCAAGAGGAGTTTGTGGAGACACAGGCAGCGTGCTTTCTGATTCACCTCCCTGGCTGCATTCTTTGGCAGCTGTTTGGGGTGACTCACATGGTCCAGTCTCATCTCCCTGGCTGCATTCATTTGCAGCTGTTTGGGGTGACTCACATGGTCCAGTCTCATCTCCCTGGCTGCATTCATTAGCAGCTGTTTTGGGTGACTCACATGGTCCAGTCTCATCTCCCTGGCTGCATTCATTAGCAGCTGTTTGGGGTGACTCACATGGTCCAGTCTCATCTCCCTGGCTGCATTCATTAGCAGCTGTTTGGGGTGACTCACATGGTCCAGTCTCATCTCCCTGGCTGCATTCATTAGCAGCTGTTTGAGGTGACTCACATGGTCCAGTCTCATCTCCCTGGCTGCATTCATTGGCACATGGTCCAATCTCGTCTGTCTGGGTACATTTATTGACAAATATTTGGGGTACAGGGCTATAGTTGTTGAGAGGTGTTTGGGGTGTTACGGGTGTCTCCATGTTGTCGACTGCAGTCTTCTGTTGGAAATCTGTAACCTTGCCTCCAGTGGGCCTGAATGGGCTTCAAGCTGCAATGGAAACAAATTGCACAGATTGTCTCAGTATGTTTCAGTAATTGGCAAAAATGAAAGAATGACCTTGTTTTGAAGAAAAACCAGTCACATGAAAGGAAAGAACACATGTGTATATCATATACACAGTGAAgttaaacccctcccccccccaacctcaaaaataaataaataaataaaaacaatatatcattgttgtttttctatttcatATGAAAAGTGATGTCATCTCTTCCATCACAAGTTCCCAGTTCTTGTTGCCTGTACATGTGGAGATGGTACTGACTGCCTCAAACCCAAGCCTTGCAGCTTATATTACACAGAGATATCATTTATAATAATACATCCCATTCTTAGTTTTCATCACATGATATGGTTTGCATACCAAGTGAATTCtaaaccacagaaaccacaaaggcTTTGGTTTGTTCCTTTGTTCTATCTAGAATAGATTATGGAgatgctcttcttgctggctgcccaaaacactgtgttgacaaacttcaaaaagttcaaactcacgactcactctcaaagctaggaaacatcaacacatcactcccctactcgcttcccttcactggctccccatttaaacacaaatgcaatacaaactctcagtcctttgtcacaatttcttcactgattcttgtcctgtctatatTTCAGATCTAccttctgtctattcaccatccagacaacttaGTTCTTCAAATGACAAATGCACAATGTTTGTTCCAATGATTTGTACAAAAACTTAGTGAACATTCCTTTTCTcttgttgcacctaaacagtggaattcactaccctcacacctccatTACACCCcgacacccgcattcaagagagcactcaaaacatatcttttcaaactgtacttttctcactgaaacttaTTCCTGCATATACGTGCTGTGATCTTATTgccggatgtgctctttgtgttgattccTATGCATTTGTGatggttttttggtgttgtgaTGCTGTTTCCTTGGTGTTTATCTTTGACTATGGTGAATGTGATATgccttgttttgctgtgatttgtgaCTGTGtcatttgagactgtgatggtgcctgtgctgATTTACGTAtgtttatgtcacttagtcttaaatatgtatattttagccaatgtcatgtgagaatGTGTTGACTTTGTAGTAATTGTACATATTTTTTCGTCACTTGGTCTTAAATTTGTAGATTTCATTGTAAAGCGCAGTGAGCTCCATCTGACATGGGGGTtactgtgctatataagcctgcattttattattattattattaaactgaaTTACAATACTGTATAATCATCAAAATCAAAAACAGCTTTGCAAAATTTTCACGGTGTCCAGgtgtttttttaagtttattGTTGAGTCAGTAGTTCATGAGTTGTTTATGTCTCATAGtttgacaacaacaaagtgtAATGTTTTCCTGGCTGATTAGTTCTTTTCATCAGTTGATTGAGTAATGTAATCAGTTAAGATTAAAGGAGTAAATATAAAGTTCTTCATATCCAAAAGAGATAAACACCCAAAGTATCATGTCACTAGATAAATATTTGTGTGTATCATGTCACTATATAAATATTTGTGTTTGAAAGCAACCATTTCTTTAACAGCTGGACTTGAAGGCCCACAATATTGAAGCTGGGCATCATAGTTAGTTTTTAACATAATTTTTATTGTAATTTTGTAATCCCATCTGCCCTACAAACAATTAAGTCATATAAAACTAGTCTTGGCTCAAAAAAATAAATTGAATGATTAAATGCAACCCATGCAACTTATCAACAGttgtaggttttttgtttgtttgtttgttgttgtttatcaataAAAGTGAACAATGGCACAATAAGAGTGTGGCAACAAAGGGAGACAAGCCAAGACCACAGCTAATCAAGATCACACTGATTACTTCCCCCAACACagttgtttttctattttgtttgtttttgtcagttttgttttgttttgtttttttcactgctgAGTATAATATAACTGAAGCCAGTGAAGGGATGGTCTGAATCACTTAAAATTCTTAATATCTTTTGCGTTTTATCTTGCCAGTGTCCTACCAAATGTAATTTAAAAGTCgcaaaaaaatcatatatacaaTTGGTGATACCATTGATAGAGTAGCGAGTCTGAGCACTGAATTTCTCAAAACTGAATtactttttaaaaatgttttcacATGCAACACTTTCTCACTGGACTCTACCCCTTGAACAATGAAACCCTCACAACATTATGATCAATCCTGGCACTGAAGAGAGAGATCACTAACTTGaccataagcgcgttgggttacactgctggtcaggcatctgcttggcagatgtggtgtagcgtatatggatttgactgaacgcagtgacgcctccttgagccactgatattgatactgactTGACCAGTCAGCATCCTTTCTCCACCATAACCACCCACACCGACACGTACCCACTCCCTGACAGCTGCTCCTCTCCTACCTGCTGTTATTTAAAGGAACGCAAGGTATTTAGTTTTCTGAAAGCTCATTTCTCTTCAAATTTCGACAGACTGAtgcatactgttgttgttttttggttgttttaacTTCAGTTCCAGCTAAAAAAAACTTTAGCTTTAGGTAGTACCACTActacaaaaaattttttaaaaagagcttgtttgctttttttaaaactgtttttaTTTACTTGacaatttattatttatttgtactCATTATTTATTTAATAGTTGAAGAAGCAGTTGTTGTTGcatcctttttgttgttgctgtatcgtcatcattgttttcatttatttcattatttgctGTTCTAAACCATGAAATTCTGAATCAGTTAAAAGGATCTTTCATCACTGGACCATCGCCACCTCTATTTATTGTGAAACACTGCATGCCCTCCCTAACCAACATGGCACTGGCCGGATTTTTACATCGAACATAGATTTGACAGAAACTGCATAAAAACTAAACTAACGAATagttaagttgggtttttttcaaagagaAATACTCCTATGTGGTTTCAACaactaaagcacacacaaaaatggactCACCGTGCTTCGTTGATAGTATGTTTGGTCGACGTTAACTGTCCGGTCTTGTCACCCGTCTCGTTCAACCGGCCAGAGGAAACATGTGTGAGGGTTGTGGACCACGCTTTCTTTGTCAACACAAGACCTGTTGATTTCAGGAAATCCCTTGGGGCACGTGACAATCTCGTCCAATGGCTTGACCAATCCGGGATCACATTGTCCAATCAGTTTACGATTTTAAAGGGAAACGCTTGTGACAAAGTTTGTGGGTACCACAACAAACAGTGCTgtaaaaataaacgaaaaaataaaTGAAGGGTCCATTAAAACAAactctttttttaacattaagtTATTAAAAATGAGCTTGGAGTTCCGTCAGTTCGCTAGAACgacaacatcaaacacacacattaacaggcTGTAATCCTATTGGTCAGTTAAAAACAAGCGACCAATCATTGCGCACCGGTAAACATGTAATTTGTAATTTCTCTTTTTAGCAAAGAACGTTTGTGGCCATGGTTGTTTCAAAAACAAATGCTTTTAGCGTAATCGATTCCCGTCAAAATACAGTAAAACATATTATATTAAAATtagattctatgtgtgtgtgtgtgcgtgtgtgtgtgcgtgtgcgcgtgcgtgcgtgcgtgtgcgtgtgcgtgtgtgatttctATTTCTCCTGAAAAATTAGAACTGAATGTGTTTATGACAAATTGTTTCCAACTAGTCAAAGCTGGCAAACTGTAGAATACATGATTCATTGATCAAACCTAATCTGTTAAGGATATTTTTAATCATACTAACACAACcctgaactttttgtgaagtggtaaacatgtaatttgtaatttctctttttatcacaacagaattatctgtgtgaaattggggctgttctccccagggtgagcatgttgctacactacagcgccacccttctttctttctttttttttttttttttcctgcatgcagtttcttttcttttttttttttcctatcgaagtggattatccTACAGAATATATGTTGTGTgcagaaaaaaatcttttttttttttttttttaaacagaggcAAAGGTGCTAACTCAACTCTTCTTGTCAAATACTCTTAAAACACAGCTCTTGACATGAtaagacatgtttatttcagggtTTCTTtaatacatatttcatgtaacataTAAGAAACATAAACACATTTAACATTGTACTCACAATCAGTTAGATACATGTACAATGGCCATACAAACTGGCCATTTgatcaatctatttatctatctatcttgatcaatctatctatcaacacacagacacacatatatataagaatTAATTTACTGTAATACCATACATGTGGCAATGACATGAATTTACAAAGCCGAGAGAACCCATCAGCTCAGTTAATCATTTTAGTCAGTATGTGAATACCAGGTTTCATAATTTCAGGTATTataatcatgttgttttttttgtaaaacaaTTTTCTCTCCGACAATGAAAGTCGACCAAGAACTCAGTAGACGAATTTTTCAGTGAGAAGTTcattgcttgtgtttgtgtgatcacataacatacttcttttttcttacttctgttttattttacacacacacacacacacacacacgcacacactgagaaacGTTTGGAGGAAAACCCTATGCATCCATTAACCTTTGTTGTACATCACCTAAAACTAC is a window of Babylonia areolata isolate BAREFJ2019XMU chromosome 5, ASM4173473v1, whole genome shotgun sequence DNA encoding:
- the LOC143282376 gene encoding uncharacterized protein LOC143282376, giving the protein METPVTPQTPLNNYSPVPQIFVNKCTQTDEIGPCANECSQGDETGPCESPQTAANECSQGDETGPCESPQTAANECSQGDETGPCESPQTAANECSQGDETGPCESPKTAANECSQGDETGPCESPQTAANECSQGDETGPCESPQTAAKECSQGGESESTLPVSPQTPLGDCSQGDEEQEPQISGRENAFKSEEHQRIQQKVEELHLEISAALEECRNQRNKFDSNMHSYWDSISASYKKVLKGLRIHKEQLTCLIELSFLDHHESAHDLYQKLLQGIHTAESEATKYKASLMDLQKWASDHLVKMERGTEVDTPQLGLIARELQHVREMFRDLCSKKPDIQVPRQLLTGNFPELTFDNLYNIVGYVELSEDTDLPTDEQNPEDENDEPGSDCEEDDATSELCEKCPQTADKAVMTNPTESEIPRTTVSEHLRIQQKVGEFHQEISAALEVCVNQRKKFDSNVQPYWNSINESFQKVLKGLREHKERLTWLVELSFCHHYDIVNDLHRQLLEGILVSRTEGKNQEAILMDLQKRANDHLVKMERGTEADTRQLGLIARELQHTKEMFWDVCSKKPDIQVPRQLLTGNFPYLTTDALHDLVGYVELSEDTDLPTDEQKPEDENDETDFEEDGATLEASESGQLHCEEGCPEEEQRERGPVREEGKASMCPLTADKAVMTDPNEVHTAEEAHDSTDQCVTPLALCYLLWTILVQIWVFCTGGSFR